The following coding sequences lie in one Pseudorca crassidens isolate mPseCra1 chromosome 2, mPseCra1.hap1, whole genome shotgun sequence genomic window:
- the F11R gene encoding junctional adhesion molecule A yields the protein MLGTKAKVGRKQLLLFTSMILCSLALGRGAVQTSEPVVRVAENKPAKLSCSYSGFSSPRVEWKFAHGDITSLVCYNNKITASYEDRVTFSDSGITFHSVTRKDTGMYTCMVSDEGGNTYGEVTVELIVLVPPSKPTISVPASATIGTRAVLTCSETDGSPPSEYFWFKDGVLMPTEPKNNRAFSNSSYTLNHKTGELIFDPVSASDAGDYTCEAQNGFGPPMKSDTVHMDAVELNVGGIVAAVLVTLILLGVLIFGIWFAYNRGYFDRAKKGTSNKKVIYSQPTARRDGEFRQTSSFLV from the exons gCTCACTGGCATTGGGCAGGGGTGCAGTGCAAACTTCTGAACCAGTAGTCCGAGTTGCTGAGAATAAAC CTGCCAAGTTGTCCTGCTCCTACTCCGGCTTCTCCTCTCCCCGCGTGGAGTGGAAGTTTGCCCATGGCGACATCACCAGCCTCGTTTGCTATAACAACAAGATCACAG CTTCCTATGAGGACCGAGTTACTTTTTCGGACAGTGGCATCACCTTCCATTCTGTGACCCGGAAAGACACGGGGATGTACACTTGTATGGTCTCTGACGAAGGCGGCAACACCTATGGGGAAGTCACTGTCGAGCTCATTGTGCTTG tgCCTCCATCCAAGCCTACAATCAGTGTCCCCGCCTCTGCTACCATCGGGACCCGAGCAGTGCTGACCTGCTCAGAGACAGACGGTTCCCCACCTTCTGAATACTTTTGGTTCAAGGATGGGGTACTGATGCCTACGGAACCCAAGAACAACCGTGCTTTCAGCAACTCTTCCTATACCCTGAACCATAAGACAGGGGAGCTG ATCTTTGACCCCGTGTCGGCCTCTGATGCTGGAGATTACACTTGTGAGGCGCAGAATGGGTTCGGGCCACCCATGAAGTCAGACACTGTGCACATGGATGCTG TGGAGCTGAATGTAGGGGGCATCGTGGCAGCTGTCCTTGTAACACTCATTCTCCTTGGAGTCTTGATTTTTGGCATCTGGTTCGCCTATAACCGAGGCTACTTTGACA GAGCAAAGAAAGG GACCTCGAATAAGAAGGTGATTTACAGCCAGCCCACTGCTCGAAGAGAT GGGGAATTCAGACAGACCTCATCATTCTTGGTGTGA